The following are encoded together in the Campylobacteraceae bacterium genome:
- the ligA gene encoding protocatechuate 4,5-dioxygenase subunit alpha, which yields MRDYDDIPGTYVFDIAMSQKGYALNKFCETLNREEGRKQFLNNQDEYLKTFNMSKEQIQAVKDRDINQMLSLGGNIYYVFKIAAVLGHSMQAVGAMMSEEGFSEKDFQEMMINGGRSIEGNRSKKENKNG from the coding sequence ATGAGAGATTATGATGATATTCCAGGTACCTATGTTTTTGATATAGCAATGTCACAAAAAGGTTATGCCTTAAATAAATTTTGTGAAACATTAAACAGAGAAGAAGGAAGAAAGCAGTTTTTAAATAATCAAGATGAATATTTAAAAACGTTTAATATGAGCAAGGAACAAATCCAAGCAGTTAAAGACAGAGATATTAACCAAATGTTATCTCTTGGAGGAAATATTTATTATGTGTTTAAAATCGCGGCTGTTTTAGGACATTCAATGCAAGCAGTAGGAGCAATGATGTCAGAAGAAGGTTTTTCAGAGAAAGATTTTCAAGAAATGATGATAAATGGCGGTCGTTCAATAGAAGGAAATCGCTCAAAGAAGGAGAATAAAAATGGCTAA
- a CDS encoding protocatechuate 3,4-dioxygenase (extradiol catechol dioxygenase that catalyzes the oxidative cleavage of substituted catechols; part of the bacterial aromatic compound degradation pathway): MAKIIGGLGTSHIPTIGKVIDNNEMHGPYWEPFIKGIQPARDWMKKNKPDVCIIIYNDHGSNFSLKDVIPFGIGMGEKFLPADEGYGRRQVPTCEGHPALSAHIAESLIFDEFDIVLSNELDVDHGLTVPLSIMYDQPKAWPCKVIPIYVGVVQYPQPRGNRCYNLGKAIRKAVDSFPEDINIAILGTGGLSHQLQGQRAGLINQDYDKKWLDGFVNTPLITKDISHTELIREAGSEGIEAIMWLVMRGAMDEEVVETYRFMHTPVSNTNYSLIILENKKEK; this comes from the coding sequence ATGGCTAAAATTATTGGAGGTCTTGGGACTTCTCATATTCCAACGATTGGAAAAGTAATTGATAACAATGAAATGCATGGGCCTTATTGGGAACCTTTCATAAAAGGAATACAACCTGCACGTGACTGGATGAAAAAGAATAAACCCGATGTTTGCATTATTATCTACAACGACCATGGTTCAAATTTTTCTTTAAAAGATGTTATTCCTTTTGGAATTGGAATGGGTGAAAAGTTTTTGCCTGCTGATGAAGGATATGGAAGAAGACAAGTTCCCACATGTGAAGGGCACCCTGCTTTGTCTGCTCATATTGCAGAATCTTTAATATTTGATGAATTTGATATTGTTTTATCCAATGAATTAGATGTTGACCACGGATTAACTGTGCCTTTATCCATTATGTATGATCAACCAAAAGCCTGGCCCTGTAAAGTGATTCCTATTTATGTAGGAGTGGTGCAATACCCACAACCTCGTGGAAACAGATGTTACAACTTAGGAAAAGCCATACGAAAAGCAGTCGATTCTTTTCCCGAAGATATAAATATTGCCATTTTAGGAACAGGTGGATTATCCCATCAACTTCAAGGTCAAAGAGCTGGTTTAATAAATCAAGATTATGACAAAAAATGGTTAGATGGTTTTGTAAATACACCCTTAATTACAAAAGATATTTCTCATACTGAGCTTATAAGAGAAGCTGGTAGTGAGGGAATTGAAGCCATTATGTGGTTAGTAATGAGAGGTGCTATGGATGAAGAAGTAGTAGAAACTTATAGATTCATGCATACACCCGTTTCAAATACGAACTATAGTTTAATCATTCTAGAAAATAAAAAGGAGAAATAA
- a CDS encoding Gfo/Idh/MocA family oxidoreductase, with translation MKICVIGNGAFGKKHLDALKCIDDVEVVCLVGAREESTKKVAKDFDVPFYTTSLEEALKMDFDAAIIASPTQIHAQQAIAVMEAGKHVMVEIPMADSLEDAQAIVDTQKRTGMVAMAGHTRRFNPSHQYIHTKIQKGELSIQQMDVQTYFFRRTNTNALGEKRSWTDHLLWHHACHTVDLFAYQTGEEITQVQAMQGPIHKELGISLDMSIGLKTASGKLCTLSLSFNNDGPFGTFFRYICDKGTYLARYDDLFNGKDEQIDVSKIAVSMNGIELQDREFITAIKEKREPNASVQQALAAMKILDLCEKELQK, from the coding sequence ATGAAAATATGTGTTATTGGTAATGGTGCTTTTGGAAAAAAACATCTGGACGCTTTAAAATGTATAGACGATGTAGAAGTTGTCTGTTTAGTGGGTGCAAGAGAAGAAAGTACTAAAAAAGTGGCAAAAGATTTTGATGTTCCTTTTTACACTACTTCTTTAGAAGAAGCATTAAAAATGGATTTTGATGCAGCTATTATTGCAAGTCCTACACAAATACATGCACAACAAGCAATTGCTGTAATGGAAGCAGGAAAACATGTCATGGTAGAAATCCCAATGGCCGATTCACTAGAAGATGCACAAGCTATTGTAGATACTCAAAAAAGAACCGGAATGGTGGCTATGGCTGGTCATACAAGAAGATTTAATCCTTCTCACCAGTATATACATACTAAAATACAAAAGGGCGAATTAAGTATCCAACAAATGGATGTTCAAACCTATTTCTTTAGACGTACAAATACGAATGCTTTAGGAGAAAAGCGTTCATGGACTGATCATTTATTATGGCATCACGCTTGCCATACGGTTGATTTATTTGCTTACCAAACAGGGGAAGAAATCACACAAGTACAAGCTATGCAAGGCCCAATTCATAAAGAACTAGGTATTTCTTTGGATATGAGTATAGGTTTGAAAACAGCCTCAGGAAAACTATGTACCTTGTCTCTTTCTTTTAATAATGATGGGCCCTTTGGCACGTTTTTTAGATATATCTGTGATAAAGGAACTTATTTGGCAAGATACGATGATTTATTTAATGGGAAAGATGAGCAAATTGATGTCTCTAAAATAGCTGTTTCAATGAATGGTATTGAATTGCAAGACAGAGAATTTATAACAGCGATTAAAGAAAAACGTGAGCCAAATGCCAGTGTGCAACAAGCTCTTGCGGCAATGAAGATCTTAGACTTATGTGAAAAAGAATTACAAAAGTAA
- a CDS encoding TRAP transporter substrate-binding protein, whose translation MKNVLTKSAILLASSLILTGSLFAKEKVEVLTVHHFLSPKAPAHTKLLMPWAKKIEEMSKGRIKIELFPSMSMGGKPNELYKQARNGSADIVWTVAGYTPGVFPRTEVYELPTVHRGSSLATSIAIRENFDLIKDDFKKIKPLLIHTHAGNALHMVDKRVRNVSDLKGMKLRTPSRVGAWLIEELGAEPVGMPMPGFPQALSKGAVDGGLIPFEVFPPFKFHQLTEFSAQGANGDRFGTSVFLLLMNKDRFSSLDKDLQDLIEESFNMDMVKKIGQVWMDVEKPGMKMQAASKNSEIARYDAKTMAQFDAAGQKVVERWIKEVSKKGIDGDMLVKKAREAIIRNSK comes from the coding sequence ATGAAAAATGTATTAACAAAAAGCGCTATTTTATTAGCAAGTTCTCTTATTTTAACAGGTTCATTATTTGCAAAAGAAAAGGTTGAAGTATTAACTGTGCATCACTTTTTAAGTCCTAAAGCTCCTGCTCATACTAAATTATTAATGCCATGGGCTAAAAAAATAGAAGAAATGTCAAAGGGAAGAATTAAAATTGAACTTTTCCCTTCAATGTCTATGGGTGGAAAACCAAATGAGTTGTATAAACAAGCTAGAAATGGTTCAGCTGATATTGTATGGACAGTTGCAGGTTACACTCCAGGAGTTTTCCCAAGAACTGAAGTTTATGAATTACCAACAGTTCATAGAGGTTCTTCTTTAGCAACATCTATAGCAATTAGAGAAAATTTTGATTTAATTAAAGATGATTTTAAAAAAATTAAACCTTTATTAATTCATACTCATGCAGGAAATGCTTTACATATGGTTGATAAAAGAGTTAGAAATGTATCTGATTTAAAAGGTATGAAATTAAGAACTCCTTCAAGGGTTGGAGCTTGGTTAATTGAAGAACTAGGAGCAGAACCAGTTGGAATGCCAATGCCTGGTTTCCCTCAAGCACTTTCAAAAGGAGCTGTTGATGGTGGATTAATTCCTTTTGAAGTTTTTCCTCCCTTTAAGTTCCATCAATTAACTGAGTTTTCTGCCCAAGGTGCAAATGGGGATAGATTTGGTACATCAGTATTTTTATTATTAATGAACAAAGATAGATTTAGCTCTTTAGATAAAGACTTGCAAGATTTAATTGAAGAAAGTTTCAATATGGATATGGTTAAAAAAATTGGTCAAGTTTGGATGGATGTTGAAAAACCAGGTATGAAAATGCAAGCAGCTTCAAAAAACTCTGAAATAGCAAGATATGATGCAAAAACAATGGCGCAATTTGATGCAGCTGGACAAAAAGTTGTAGAGAGATGGATTAAAGAAGTATCCAAAAAAGGTATTGATGGTGATATGTTAGTTAAAAAAGCGAGAGAAGCTATTATAAGAAATAGTAAATAA
- a CDS encoding TRAP transporter small permease: MEALLRKACLWWVYLAGVLLLLLVLVTVINISAFGLDKIARMYGSNVAALPGYEDFVRLIIGCIALMFFPWAQAERGHIAVDFFANNFSSAWQKNLDILWLSLTLILVIFLGILMFLGLLESRDDGALSSILGWIEWPFYIPGVLSLILWALVLAFQIFINKGEKLND, encoded by the coding sequence ATGGAAGCTTTATTAAGAAAAGCCTGCCTTTGGTGGGTTTATTTAGCAGGGGTACTACTATTATTATTAGTACTCGTAACTGTTATTAATATCTCTGCTTTTGGTTTAGACAAGATAGCAAGAATGTATGGTTCTAATGTAGCAGCACTACCAGGATATGAAGATTTTGTACGCTTAATAATTGGCTGTATTGCTTTAATGTTTTTCCCTTGGGCGCAAGCTGAAAGAGGTCATATTGCAGTAGATTTTTTTGCTAACAATTTTTCTTCTGCTTGGCAAAAAAATCTTGATATTTTATGGTTAAGTTTAACCTTGATTTTAGTTATATTTTTAGGAATTTTAATGTTTTTAGGACTACTTGAATCTAGAGATGATGGAGCATTATCAAGTATTTTAGGCTGGATTGAATGGCCTTTTTATATACCTGGTGTACTTTCACTAATTTTATGGGCACTAGTACTTGCCTTTCAGATATTTATTAATAAAGGAGAAAAACTAAATGATTGA